Proteins encoded in a region of the Misgurnus anguillicaudatus chromosome 9, ASM2758022v2, whole genome shotgun sequence genome:
- the znf462 gene encoding zinc finger protein 462 isoform X3 produces MEVLQCDGCDFRAESNDELKAHIQDVHTAFLQPAEVREEDESPRRSRSNSLNSLSPLEDDENHYSSMRKGTGLNTLNKDLGHFSGSKQTKPNQSSKPLCKPFFQCKFCVRYFRSSTLLSEHTRKVHGITGEVSLSDESSFNISKQSASTVTTQGSVGTIFSCQYCNYKSPHRARILKHQKVHHKDGLPGHSSSPVAAKVADVDSDVSSTEERCEESQRDVLEHHVLESMIKPQSKGSFNCEWCGFQTSQRQPLANHMMKKHRNMVKIMASLQQPKIQDGSAGSSKSDSASSRRSTPTSSLVLNDLAINEGSSTNPSSIKGSSGSASLKATKGKSNFQYAPLAAKIPNSTGSSILSERSTFTMSDMSSSGVALDASTLNDSRSSSDDEVCDLDDPSYTEPAEDSTKLLLSKEDNDLLETKGVPFRRHMNRFQCPFCSFLTMHRRSISRHIENIHLSGKATVYKCDECPFLCTNPLKLDTHKKCHAGSSEWDTMDLTGYSPDGHTERSEPVNGGNGSSKVNGKKSNTSEDQQGPHRCSLCNFSTTTLKGLRVHQQHKHSYCDGTQVTTRSTQDGSFNEQHDSELESHSSSSFVQKTQTSILGFSNKKHLIGKTARKSINDLPLDLSPVKKRTRIDEIANNLQSKISQSQQHEDVINLEEMDGDVEENGNHIDFETRENCYTFNTQQLHVRHSGGLQTERGVGKRKRNLQSKLSSRNIPVQVTISDDEDESKDAHDQSSQDGRDIYQDNIEYTEEPGNLFYCKHCEYQNKSARSVSTHYQRMHPYIKFSFRYILDPEDQSAVFRCLECFIEYNSFNDLHQHYMTLHPEASNVLNFNQPDLVYMCRFCSYTSPNVRSLMPHYQRMHPSVKINNAMIFSSYMVDQPQKGAAESQTLREILNSGPKSFSSASPGSRSSSSPALKNICKTPDANLEAEAFREGLGGNTVVYDCDICSFSNPNMHSVLVHYQKKHPDQKASYFRIQKTMHVISVDKAQLSSNSAYGSSNTPKSSNVILPTAQDEDLYYCKHCVYNNRSVVGVLVHYQKRHPEIKVTAKYIKQAPPTPGLMKLMDELQIAPPKQFLKQFNNNGTEVPNKSKSDKGESEMLFFCQHCDYGNRTVKGVLIHYQKKHRDVKANADLVRRHTAVVRSQRERAQMIQAGSSGSNVTVATEAEKSKPLRSLKCRHCPHTSPYVYALKKHLKKDHPTVKATAMTILHWAYQDGVLEAGYHCEWCIYSHAEPSGLLMHYQRRHPEHNVDYAYMASKLWAGPDTSTSRQAGNSETKHYQCRDCAFEACSIWDITNHYQAVHPWAIKGDESVLIDIIKGNRPSEKVLPQLAKGHSSMSSSFCSDQQEEGGAEIGHLTHDRHPNMSLSASSSISNNPYQCTVCLSEYNSLHGLLTHYGKKHPGMKVKAADFAQEADINPSSVYKCRHCPYVNSRIHGVLTHYQKRHPSIKVTAEDFADDVEQVGEVVSEGDERSKTQRQGYGAYRCKMCPYTHGTLEKLKIHYEKYHNQPASDMFNSNAAQSPAERDDSIAECSNSSVTRASEVCDYDVKLSELAKSDQHAVFKCQLCKYFCSTRKGIARHYRIKHNNVRAQPEGKNNVFKCALCSYTNPIRKGLAAHYQKRHDIDAYYTHCLAASKTLSEKPNKVMVPLTSEPETPAMSEELKLAVDRRKCSLCSFQAFSRKSIVSHYIKRHPGVFPKKQPSNKLSRYFTVIYADEPEKPPSAEIVNVVEVKDEVEAEGDVEWLPFKCLKCFKLSFNAAEMLVTHYNDGHGEELKRDFVTIPSPAEDGTELYQCTHCEIKFLALPELAVHLMNHNEDFQKRAMRQERRKQLQSKIKTAEPLDAKPENKVENTADKTPAGYRCNFCVEVHSTLRAICNHLRKHVQYGEAKEGHVKHEAVEMPVAPAVVGNSNGDVEDAVAVDADPSETVSPPSAVTMETEESVPVETVPAEEEKTRAVPGHPCSMCNRMFMSMQGLRSHERSHSAVALISRDDKYSCQYCQFSSPFRHNLDRHVQSHHGHQKPFRCKFCPFKSSYLSRLKSHLHKAHAGEHTYKCFSCPFSTTTISQLKDHSLQEHGETLTLPKLRAGAALRSTRPNTEETTEESNVVSEPVRYLEPTDVQQQLSHFQLSSQSEVSSGPSVGAASSLAADGPVPPARPDCILTCEFCEFSSGYMQSLRRHYRDRHGGKKLFKCKDCSFFTCYKSTFTLHVDGGHPSSPEEIPKDLRCPFCLYHTKHKSSMIDHIVLHREERVVPLEVSRSKLSRHLEGVVFCCHKCTFTCSSEQNLQQHLEKHEEPKPYQCQLCYYDSKVLHELEIHLQHEHKVIRNFELVGRVNLDQLELLKEKMRETSGSEEEEREEAENMEEEEEEEEELMEETEEEKVTESQQEEPPSDRSNVTGVMESPGSSTVKRYPCEFCGRTFTLDTEWERHVLRHGMTVNGSKKDSGPLPSTGSSTLIGPASVIDRGLDLSSNTVDPVRAVQSDRSKIQNEEMLETKNDP; encoded by the exons ATGGAAGTGCTGCAGTGCGATGGCTGTGATTTCCGCGCAGAGTCCAACGATGAGCTCAAAGCGCACATACAGGACGTCCACACGGCATTCCTGCAGCCCGCTGAGGTGCGAGAGGAAGACGAATCTCCCCGAAGGTCCAGATCAAACTCCTTAAACTCCCTCAGCCCCTTAGAGGACGATGAAAACCATTACAGCTCAATGAGAAAGGGTACAG GCCTCAATACCTTGAACAAAGACCTCGGGCACTTCTCTggttcaaaacaaacaaaacctaATCAGTCATCAAAACCTTTGTGCAAACCATTTTTTCAGTGCAAGTTCTGCGTGCGCTACTTCAGATCCAGCACTCTTCTCAGTGAACACACAAGGAAGGTCCACGGTATTACTGGAGAAGTTTCACTAAGCGACGAGAGCTCCTTCAACATTTCCAAGCAGTCCGCCAGCACAGTTACAACTCAAGGCAGTGTAGGAACGATCTTCTCTTGCCAGTATTGCAATTATAAATCCCCACACAGAGCACGAATTCTCAAACACCAGAAAGTGCATCACAAAGATGGTCTACCAGGCCACTCGAGTTCGCCTGTGGCGGCAAAGGTTGCCGATGTGGACTCCGATGTCTCCTCCACTGAAGAACGGTGCGAAGAGTCACAGAGAGATGTTCTAGAACATCACGTGCTGGAGTCTATGATTAAACCCCAGTCAAAGGGAAGCTTTAACTGTGAGTGGTGTGGCTTTCAGACATCACAACGGCAGCCATTAGCTAATCACATGATGAAGAAACACCGTAACATGGTGAAGATCATGGCATCATTGCAGCAGCCCAAGATACAGGATGGAAGCGCTGGATCCAGCAAGTCTGATTCTGCCTCGTCAAGGAGAAGCACTCCAACCTCCAGTCTGGTACTGAATGATCTAGCTATCAATGAAGGTTCCTCCACGAATCCCTCATCAATCAAAGGATCCTCTGGCAGCGCATCACTTAAGGCCACTAAAGGGAAATCAAATTTTCAATACGCACCGCTCGCAGCAAAAATACCCAACAGCACAGGATCTTCCATACTGTCCGAGAGATCCACTTTCACCATGTCAGATATGTCTAGCTCTGGTGTGGCTCTAGATGCCAGCACATTGAATGATTCTAGAAGCAGTTCAGATGATGAGGTCTGTGACTTGGATGACCCTAGTTATACAGAGCCAGCTGAGGATTCCACTAAGCTGCTTCTCTCAAAGGAGGATAATGATCTGCTGGAAACTAAAGGAGTTCCCTTCAGAAGACACATGAATAGGTTCCAGTGCCCTTTCTGCTCTTTCTTAACCATGCACCGGCGTAGTATTTCTCGTCACATAGAAAACATACACTTGTCTGGTAAAGCTACGGTGTATAAATGCGACGAGTGCCCCTTTCTCTGTACCAATCCACTAAAACtcgacacacacaaaaaatgtcaCGCTGGCTCCTCTGAATGGGATACCATGGACTTGACCGGTTACAGTCCGGACGGTCATACCGAACGCTCGGAGCCGGTAAATGGAGGGAACGGCAGCTCTAAAGTCAATGGAAAAAAATCCAATACATCCGAAGACCAGCAGGGTCCTCATCGGTGCTCACTGTGCAACTTCTCTACTACGACGCTAAAAGGCTTACGTGTCCACCAGCAACATAAACACTCGTACTGTGATGGTACACAAGTCACGACTCGTTCAACACAAGACGGCTCGTTCAACGAGCAGCACGATTCGGAATTGGAGTCGCACAGTTCCTCGAGCTTTGTTCAAAAAACTCAAACATCCATCTTGGGATTTTCAAACAAAAAGCACCTCATCGGCAAAACGGCCAGAAAATCCATCAATGATTTGCCCTTGGATCTTTCTCCTGTCAAGAAAAGGACGAGGATCGATGAAATTGCAAATAATCTCCAGAGCAAGATCAGTCAAAGCCAACAGCATGAGGATGTGATTAATCTCGAGGAGATGGATGGTGATGTTGAGGAGAATGGGAATCACATCGATTTTGAAACGAGAGAAAACTGCTACACGTTCAACACTCAGCAGCTTCACGTCAGACACAGTGGAGGGCTTCAGACTGAGCGTGGCGTTGGGAAAAGAAAACGCAATTTGCAGTCCAAGCTCAGCTCAAGAAACATTCCTGTTCAAGTCACTATTTCTGATGATGAGGATGAATCTAAAGATGCCCACGATCAAAGCAGTCAAGATGGCAGAGACATTTATCAAGACAATATCGAGTACACAGAGGAACCTGGGAACTTGTTCTATTGCAAACACTGTGAGTACCAAAACAAATCAGCTCGCAGCGTCAGCACACATTATCAGAGAATGCACCCTTATATCAAGTTCAGTTTCAGATATATTCTAGACCCGGAGGATCAGAGCGCAGTCTTCCGGTGTCTCGAGTGCTTCATTGAATATAACAGCTTTAATGATCTGCACCAGCACTATATGACACTTCATCCAGAAGCGAGCAATGTCTTAAACTTCAACCAGCCGGATCTGGTATATATGTGCCGTTTCTGTTCCTACACCAGTCCGAATGTGAGGAGCCTGATGCCGCATTATCAAAGAATGCACCCTTCGGTGAAGATCAATAATGCTATGATTTTCTCCAGCTATATGGTTGATCAGCCTCAAAAGGGAGCTGCTGAGTCCCAAACACTGAGAGAAATCTTAAATTCTGGACCAAAGAGTTTCAGCTCCGCCTCGCCTGGGTCCAGATCATCTTCAAGTCCCGCTCTCAAAAACATCTGCAAAACCCCTGACGCAAACCTAGAGGCTGAAGCCTTTAGAGAGGGTCTCGGTGGAAACACGGTGGTGTACGACTGTGATATTTGCTCTTTTTCAAACCCCAACATGCACTCGGTATTAGTCCATTATCAGAAGAAACACCCTGACCAGAAAGCTTCATACTTCCGCATACAGAAAACCATGCATGTCATATCTGTTGACAAAGCACAGCTGTCGAGCAACTCGGCCTACGGCTCGTCTAACACGCCAAAGTCTTCGAACGTTATCCTCCCTACAGCTCAGGATGAAGACTTGTACTACTGCAAACACTGTGTCTACAATAACCGGTCTGTAGTGGGTGTTCTAGTCCACTACCAAAAACGTCATCCAGAGATTAAGGTAACAGCAAAGTACATAAAGCAGGCACCACCAACCCCAGGACTTATGAAGCTTATGGATGAGTTACAGATCGCACCCCCTAAACAGTTTCTAAAGCAGTTTAATAACAACGGAACCGAAGTCCCAAATAAATCTAAATCTGACAAAGGGGAATCTGAAATGCTTTTCTTCTGCCAACACTGCGACTACGGAAACCGCACTGTCAAGGGAGTCTTGATACACTACCAGAAGAAGCACAGGGATGTAAAAGCAAATGCTGACCTTGTCCGTAGACATACAGCTGTGGTTCGGAGTCAAAGAGAAAGAGCACAGATGATCCAAGCTGGAAGCTCTGGATCGAATGTGACCGTAGCTACCGAAGCCGAAAAATCCAAGCCGTTGCGATCTTTGAAGTGCAGACACTGCCCCCACACGTCTCCTTACGTGTATGCCCTGAAGAAGCATCTGAAGAAGGATCATCCTACTGTGAAGGCCACAGCCATGACTATCTTACACTGGGCTTATCAGGATGGTGTATTGGAGGCTGGTTATCACTGTGAGTGGTGCATATATTCTCATGCCGAACCCAGCGGCCTGCTCATGCATTACCAAAGACGCCACCCGGAGCATAACGTCGACTACGCGTACATGGCCAGCAAGCTGTGGGCTGGCCCAGATACTTCCACCAGCAGACAGGCTGGCAACTCAGAAACGAAGCATTACCAATGCAGAGACTGTGCCTTTGAGGCTTGTTCCATATGGGACATTACTAACCATTACCAAGCGGTACATCCCTGGGCCATCAAAGGTGATGAGTCCGTACTCATTGACATTATCAAGGGGAACCGACCCTCAGAAAAAGTGCTCCCACAGCTGGCCAAAGGACACTCTTCCATGTCTAGTTCGTTCTGcagtgaccaacaggaagaggGCGGAGCTGAAATTGGCCACCTGACACACGATCGGCACCCTAATATGTCTCTGTCTGCAAGCTCGTCTATCTCCAACAACCCTTACCAGTGCACTGTGTGTTTGTCTGAGTACAACAGTCTTCACGGACTCCTGACCCACTATGGCAAAAAGCACCCGGGCATGAAGGTGAAAGCCGCCGATTTTGCTCAGGAAGCGGACATCAACCCAAGCTCCGTATACAAGTGCAGACACTGTCCGTACGTGAATTCTCGTATCCACGGTGTTCTCACACACTACCAGAAACGACATCCGTCCATCAAGGTCACAGCCGAAGACTTTGCAGATGATGTCGAGCAGGTCGGCGAAGTAGTTAGCGAAGGGGATGAGAGGTCAAAAACGCAGAGGCAGGGCTATGGTGCGTATCGCTGCAAGATGTGCCCTTATACACATGGCACTTTAGAGAAACTAAAGATACACTATGAGAAATATCATAACCAGCCTGCGTCAGACATGTTCAACTCGAATGCAGCACAATCGCCGGCCGAAAGAGACGATTCCATTGCAGAATGCAGTAACAGCAGCGTGACGCGAGCGTCCGAGGTCTGCGACTACGACGTCAAGCTCTCTGAACTTGCAAAGAGCGACCAGCACGCGGTGTTCAAATGTCAGCTTTGCAAATACTTCTGCTCTACGCGCAAGGGTATCGCTCGCCACTACCGGATCAAACACAACAATGTGAGAGCTCAGCCTGAGGGTAAGAACAATGTTTTCAAATGCGCCCTCTGCTCTTACACCAACCCCATCCGCAAAGGCCTTGCCGCTCACTACCAAAAACGCCACGACATCGATGCTTACTACACGCATTGTTTGGCAGCATCCAAAACATTGAGCGAGAAACCCAACAAGGTGATGGTGCCCTTGACATCAGAGCCGGAGACTCCGGCGATGAGCGAGGAACTGAAGCTGGCGGTGGACCGAAGGAAATGTTCGCTGTGTTCTTTTCAGGCGTTCAGCAGGAAGAGCATCGTCTCGCACTACATCAAACGCCACCCGGGAGTCTTTCCAAAAAAGCAGCCCTCCAACAAACTAAGCCGTTACTTTACTGTGATCTATGCTGACGAGCCAGAGAAACCTCCCTCCGCGGAGATTGTAAACGTAGTTGAGGTAAAAGACGAGGTGGAAGCCGAGGGTGACGTAGAGTGGCTTCCCTTTAAATGTCTGAAATGTTTCAAGCTCTCGTTTAATGCGGCAGAGATGCTGGTGACGCATTACAATGACGGTCACGGCGAAGAACTCAAGCGGGACTTTGTCACCATTCCCAGCCCTGCAGAAGATGGGACGGAGCTCTATCAGTGCACCCACTGTGAAATCAAATTCTTGGCCCTTCCAGAACTCGCTGTCCATCTGATGAACCACAATGAGGATTTCCAGAAAAGAGCCATGAGACAGGAACGGAGAAAACAGCTTCAAAGCAAGATAAAGACGGCGGAGCCACTGGACGCCAAACCTGAGAATAAG GTGGAAAACACAGCCGATAAAACTCCGGCTGGTTACAGGTGTAACTTTTGTGTCGAGGTCCACTCCACCCTCCGTGCCATCTGTAACCATCTGAGGAAACACGTGCAGTACGGTGAGGCCAAAGAAGGTCACGTGAAG CATGAAGCTGTAGAGATGCCTGTCGCTCCTGCAGTGGTCGGGAACTCCAACGGTGACGTAGAGGATGCGGTTGCCGTGGACGCTGACCCTTCGGAGACCGTTTCGCCACCGTCCGCTGTCACCATGGAAACAGAGGAGTCTGTGCCCGTAGAAACGGTGCCGGCGGAGGAGGAGAAGACGCGAGCGGTTCCCGGGCATCCGTGCAGCATGTGTAACCGCATGTTCATGTCCATGCAGGGCCTGCGCTCTCACGAGAGAAGCCACTCGGCTGTAGCGCTCATCAGTAGAGATGACAAATACAGCTGCCAGTACTGTCAGTTCTCTTCTCCATTCAGACACAA TTTAGATCGTCACGTTCAGTCTCATCATGGACATCAGAAGCCGTTCCGCTGTAAGTTctgtccctttaaatcttcATACTTGAGTCGTCTGAAGAGTCATCTGCACAAAGCACACGCAG GTGAGCACACGTATAAATGTTTCTCCTGTCCGTTCTCCACCACGACCATCAGTCAGCTGAAGGATCATTCACTGCAGGAACACGGAGAAACTCTCACACTGCCTAAACTCCGAGCCGGAGCCGCACTGCGATCCACACGACCCAACACTGAAGAAACAACTGAAGAGTCCAATG TGGTTTCCGAGCCGGTCAGGTATCTGGAACCGACAGATGTTCAGCAGCAGTTAAGTCACTTCCAGCTGTCGTCTCAGAGCGAGGTTTCCTCCGGCCCATCCGTCGGCGCGGCGTCTTCTCTGGCGGCGGATGGTCCGGTTCCTCCCGCTCGACCTGACTGCATCCTCACCTGTGAGTTCTGTGAGTTCAGCTCCGGTTACATGCAGAGTCTGCGCAGACATTATCGTGATCGCCACGGTGGAAAAAAGCTCTTCAAATGCAAGGACTGCTCGTTCTTCACCTGCTACAA ATCGACCTTTACGCTGCATGTGGATGGCGGTCATCCCAGCAGTCCTGAAGAGATTCCCAAAGATCTGCGCTGTCCGTTCTGTCTCTACCACACCAAACACAAGAGTAGCATGATCGACCACATCGTCCTGCACAGAG AGGAGCGTGTCGTACCTCTGGAGGTGTCAAGGTCGAAGCTCTCTCGTCACCTGGAGGGCGTGGTCTTTTGCTGTCATAAATGCACGTTCACGTGTTCCAGCGAGCAGAACCTTCAGCAGCACCTGGAGAAACACGAGGAACCGAAGCCCTATCAGTGTCAGCTGTGTTactacgacagcaaagtcctgcATGAGCTGGAGATTCACCTGCAGCACGAGCACAAG